Proteins encoded in a region of the Tetrapisispora phaffii CBS 4417 chromosome 12, complete genome genome:
- the SRX1 gene encoding sulfiredoxin (similar to Saccharomyces cerevisiae SRX1 (YKL086W); ancestral locus Anc_2.642) has translation MSIQTSNLLKVSELPLSQIRRPIQPVLDYQKIDAMVSTYKGTPQASKTCSLADAETFKDGNLPPIDVMSVREQGQTYYFAFGGCHRFQAYDRLAKESPSHDIMVRCKVMPATRKQLRLYVGTNIDDMFDQAQHQ, from the coding sequence ATGTCTATCCAAACCAGTAACCTTTTGAAAGTGAGCGAACTACCGCTATCGCAGATCCGCAGGCCTATCCAGCCTGTGCTGGATTACCAGAAGATCGATGCCATGGTGTCCACTTACAAAGGCACCCCACAGGCCTCCAAGACCTGTTCTCTGGCCGATGCAGAGACCTTCAAAGACGGGAACCTCCCTCCTATCGACGTGATGAGTGTCCGTGAACAGGGGCAAACATACTATTTTGCCTTTGGAGGCTGCCACAGATTCCAAGCGTATGACAGGCTGGCAAAGGAGTCCCCCTCTCACGACATCATGGTTCGTTGTAAAGTTATGCCCGCTACAAGAAAGCAGTTGAGACTATACGTCGGCACCAACATCGACGACATGTTCGACCAAGCCCAACATCAATGA
- the SEC11 gene encoding signal peptidase complex catalytic subunit SEC11 (similar to Saccharomyces cerevisiae SEC11 (YIR022W); ancestral locus Anc_2.648), which translates to MNLRLELTRFLNVCFILSSTFMVWKGLSVVTDSHSPIVVVISGSMEPAFQRGDVLFLWNRNELNKVGDIVVYEQNSKSIPIVHRVLREHHSQSSSNSKQLLLTKGDNNAGNDISLYADRNIYLDKQNDIVGTVKGYLPKVGYITIWISENQYAKYGLMGLIALSSLFSTE; encoded by the coding sequence ATGAATCTACGATTGGAATTGACAAGGTTTTTGAACGTCTGCTTTATACTGTCGTCGACGTTCATGGTATGGAAGGGACTCTCCGTGGTCACAGACTCACATTCTCCGATTGTCGTCGTTATTTCTGGGTCCATGGAGCCAGCTTTCCAAAGAGGTGACGTCTTATTCTTATGGAACAGAAACGAGCTCAACAAAGTCGGTGATATTGTGGTCTACGAACAGAATTCCAAGAGTATCCCAATTGTGCACAGGGTGTTAAGAGAACATCACTCACAGAGCTCCTCAAACAGTAAACAGCTCTTACTCACAAAGGGTGACAACAATGCAGGTAACGATATCTCTTTATACGCAGACAGAAACATTTACTTAGATAAACAGAATGATATAGTAGGGACTGTCAAGGGTTACTTACCAAAAGTGGGTTATATCACTATATGGATCTCTGAAAACCAATATGCAAAGTATGGGCTAATGGGACTGATTGCTCTGAGTTCGTTGTTCTCGACGGAGTAG
- the PRP40 gene encoding snoRNA-splicing protein PRP40 (similar to Saccharomyces cerevisiae PRP40 (YKL012W); ancestral locus Anc_2.649), producing MGADSLWRTAKDSNGKVYYYNTKTGVSQWEKPGVSADIETLKQHGWGVARTKDGKLYYYNSSTGESRWEAPKFEDATTEVSRGKKEVRSEPEVKEDVKVATTRVLSKSDTRSKILHVDSKSKEDAEKDFIAMLKDNNVDATWSFRKIIAELGSTDPRYWVVDDDPLWKQDMFEKYLSNRSEDQLIKEYSEINKFKEAYVNMLKEHEEIKYYSRWKTVKKLISNEPIYKHSTVSESIKKKTFKEYIDKLLKRQTEADKQLKENALKEVREYLHNILHTDGADIAIADPLSWKKVSEQYLFENNKRYMANKHFQVLSKYEVLEEYINIINSLRNQMERKLETLQAHNNTQDRLARDRYKEMLSNVKTTKGDTIRANTTWEQVYPNICKEEEFLGMLGRNGSNAYDIFLDLVGEKKNVIYAHRLVADQILLDNGFRIPDSSSKVQDEHTTVKNYLTQDPRLKDNVDDVDMDLLIEALFKNWKEKENERKQTERRILEQKKRYFKLMLERMFKKHVNVATDKYSDLQELLKDTPEYTALEDNDTLRERLLSEHQQQLKKRMVNSQAPRVSETLGRKRTLAKSNDLDY from the coding sequence ATGGGAGCCGATAGTCTCTGGAGGACCGCCAAAGATAGCAATGGGAAAGTGTACTACTACAACACCAAGACTGGTGTATCGCAATGGGAAAAGCCTGGAGTGTCGGCAGATATCGAGACATTGAAGCAGCATGGCTGGGGGGTTGCCAGGACGAAAGACGGGAAACTGTACTACTATAATTCGTCTACTGGAGAGTCTCGATGGGAGGCACCTAAATTTGAGGATGCCACAACCGAGGTTTCTAGAGGTAAGAAGGAGGTGAGATCTGAGCCAGAAGTAAAAGAAGACGTCAAGGTTGCTACTACGCGAGTATTGAGCAAGTCTGACACCCGATCAAAGATCTTGCACGTTGATTCAAAGTCGAAGGAAGATGCTGAAAAGGATTTCATTGCAATGTTGAAGGACAATAATGTGGATGCGACCTGGTCGTTTAGGAAGATTATTGCAGAGTTAGGCAGTACAGATCCGAGGTATTGGGTAGTGGACGATGACCCACTTTGGAAACAAGACATGTTTGAGAAGTACCTATCCAATAGATCGGAGGATCAGCTGATTAAGGAATACTCTGAAATCAATAAGTTCAAAGAAGCGTATGTGAATATGCTGAAAGAGCATGAggaaatcaaatattactCAAGATGGAAGACTGTAAAGAAGCTGATCTCAAATGAACCTATCTACAAGCATTCCACAGTCAGTGAGTcgataaaaaagaaaacatttAAGGAATATATCGATAAGCTTCTCAAACGTCAAACTGAAGCTGACAAACAATTAAAGGAAAACGCTTTGAAAGAAGTCAGGGAGTATCTACATAACATCCTTCATACTGATGGTGCAGATATTGCAATTGCTGATCCCCTCTCTTGGAAAAAAGTTTCAGAACAATACCTGTTCgaaaacaataaaagatatatgGCTAACAAACATTTTCAAGTATTGTCTAAATATGAGGTGCTTGAAGagtatattaatattataaatagtTTGAGAAATCAAATGGAGAGAAAACTGGAGACATTACAGGCGCATAATAATACACAGGACAGATTAGCTAGAGATCGTTACAAAGAAATGTTGAGCAACGTGAAAACCACGAAAGGTGATACGATTAGAGCCAACACAACGTGGGAACAAGTCTACCCGAATATCTGTAAAGAAGAGGAATTTTTGGGCATGCTTGGAAGAAATGGTTCCAATGCGTATGACATATTCTTAGACCTTGTGGGAGAGAAGAAAAATGTAATTTATGCACATAGATTAGTTGCCGACCAGATTCTTCTGGACAACGGCTTTCGAATACCTGATTCCTCTTCAAAGGTACAAGATGAACATACAAcagtgaaaaattatttaacaCAAGATCCAAGACTGAAAGATAATGTCGATGATGTGGACATGGACCTGCTTATTGAAGCCTTGTTCAAAAATTGGAAGGAAAAAGAGAACGAGCGCAAACAGACAGAAAGACGTATTCTTGAGCAGAAAAAACGTTACTTCAAACTGATGTTGGAAAGGATGTTCAAGAAGCACGTTAACGTTGCTACTGACAAGTATTCCGATTTACAAGAACTTCTTAAAGATACCCCGGAATACACGGCGTTGGAAGATAACGATACATTGAGAGAGAGATTACTATCTGAACATCAACAGCAGTTGAAGAAAAGGATGGTAAATAGTCAAGCACCTCGAGTTTCTGAGACGTTAGGTAGAAAAAGAACATTAGCTAAATCCAATGATCTAGATTATTAG
- the ARC19 gene encoding Arc19p (similar to Saccharomyces cerevisiae ARC19 (YKL013C); ancestral locus Anc_2.650), translated as MSQSLRPYLNAVRYSLEAALTLRNFSSQEVERHNRPEVEVPNTSAELLLQPMHVSRNENEQVLIESSVNSVRVSIKVKQADEIEQILVHKFTRFLEQRAEAFQILRREPIQDFSISFLITNKHTETLKTDKLIDFIIEFMEEVDKEISEMKLFLNARARFVAEAYLGEFVY; from the coding sequence ATGTCCCAGTCCCTACGTCCCTATTTGAATGCTGTGCGCTACTCGTTGGAGGCAGCTTTGACACTAAGAAACTTCTCCTCGCAAGAGGTCGAAAGACACAACAGACCTGAAGTTGAGGTCCCTAATACCAGTGCTGAACTGTTGTTACAACCTATGCATGTATCCCGTAACGAGAATGAACAGGTGCTGATTGAGTCAAGTGTGAACTCCGTTAGGGTCTCTATTAAAGTGAAACAAGCCGATGAGATCGAGCAGATTTTAGTGCATAAGTTTACCAGATTTTTGGAACAACGTGCAGAGGCTTTCCAAATCTTGAGAAGAGAGCCAATCCAAGACTTCAGCATCTCCTTTTTGATCACCAACAAGCACACAGAGACCTTGAAGACAGATAAACTAATCGATTTCATCATCGAGTTCATGGAGGAAGTAGACAAGGAAATTAGtgaaatgaaattgttcTTAAATGCTAGAGCAAGATTCGTGGCAGAAGCCTATTTGGGTGAATTTgtatattga
- the INA22 gene encoding Ina22p (similar to Saccharomyces cerevisiae YIR024C; ancestral locus Anc_2.652), whose product MWSVRSRNLLITVSRRAYSQTAATGPSSYKKPSRFDKSILKPALVLLIFGSILTNVSDAKKELVELDRRYSLKNDILRSLIYRASQGDTDFELDKEMVLVNKLFQRHELQSNGKGMKDKLRLSTNAYSTSDPNRKNMRSASGAGKAQRDDQDLNSLWNELLEDMNKDIDVKQALSTSVEGSSKHEDILTDKEMLQEEMKKEKHRGNNYEAKTDVHVIVENPGNLSDAVKDNKVSRFL is encoded by the coding sequence ATGTGGTCTGTAAGGAGTAGAAATCTGCTTATAACTGTATCAAGACGTGCATATTCGCAAACTGCGGCGACTGGGCCCAGTTCCTACAAAAAACCATCCAGGTTTGATAAATCTATACTAAAACCTGCATTGGTACTGTTGATTTTTGGCTCGATATTGACAAATGTCAGTGATGCTAAGAAGGAGTTGGTCGAGTTGGATAGGAGGTATTCGTTGAAGAATGATATATTGAGATCCTTGATTTATAGGGCTTCCCAAGGTGATACGGATTTTGAATTGGATAAAGAAATGGTATTAGTCAATAAACTCTTCCAAAGACATGAGCTTCAATCAAATGGCAAAGGTATGAAAGACAAATTGAGACTCTCCACAAACGCATACTCGACTTCTGATCCAAACAGAAAGAACATGAGAAGTGCCAGTGGAGCAGGGAAAGCACAACGTGATGATCAAGATTTGAATTCACTGTGGAACGAACTATTAGAAGACATGAATAAAGATATAGACGTTAAACAAGCTTTGTCGACAAGTGTTGAAGGGTCTAGTAAGCATGAAGATATATTGACGGATAAAGAGATGTTACAGGAAGAAatgaagaaagagaaacaTAGAGGAAATAACTACGAGGCGAAAACAGATGTTCACGTTATCGTCGAAAATCCTGGGAACCTTTCAGATGCTGTTAAGGATAATAAAGTGTCCAGATTTCTTTAG
- the PUT3 gene encoding Put3p (similar to Saccharomyces cerevisiae PUT3 (YKL015W); ancestral locus Anc_2.654), which produces MAPPKREKVTKKSSSNVACNNCRKSHTKCLKQENSTDISGINTGAKCRYCHLRNLVCNYSDKNQKITVSLNYVNGLQQRIKFLENQLQSNKTNFNPTNLQDRNSNTGHNGIARTNGTENGTVADEDESFECNYQIRSGRLVESQYGLNYYFIGSSSMTLFNLEIQSLISKYIYADKNKDSNYPKFNQVCFSPTNPPVLINLKDVHLPNYTEAKDILQTFIDFNCDCFYFFNEGIFRKELKHVYKLVNKSNSQSNEKAYYCNGIWLVKMLLIFGIGEMYLLGNSDESNDLKNYKFFEQSISLFDKIFSLNNIDAILTSDSNGIEAMFLYCFYLQVIDSTINSYLCLGQTVRACLLLGWHVESQSNNLNPFEMEHKRRLWWTIYIFERMFSSKAGLPLNLSDNNISTVLPSNHFFENSTVNSPNNQTELNNKNNNNFKFSSATSLTNCVKIVQINGKILSKLYHKQPTSNILPILKGILNDLLQWRSSLPLCLQFDFHVHDNNFKISRKLTNIYTEYFHGINITLRPVLFHFITIRLKDEKYGMLDVKSTGKTSHGTYINLQNYSSTILSLLNSSLRASINTIRALWSLYEQNMVSLFGFMDREYLFSAAFTLNLFNATFGVNDQTMIHIEHSLIILQKMVSLGSEPAIIRKTQLLNLMAKLDFHAIAKDLIKKFNDDAPYGTDSSEEAVNTISEDPSDSLKSSFRMENANLSNKRLIKKIKKNKDSYDSFVNLNTYLTDADESQYQDSHLSDDMAIKDERKFPPNVVHLAGTDSLSRIKSFGMLPFTNIVNESLAQGKQSDLTKSETEVMTENVHQLNPPCTYNNTDLEYLLESLNKIGYDDNKMWNEISHQANWLGDEMDPTAAPGSELNFGNIEQLINK; this is translated from the coding sequence ATGGCACCCCCCAAACGTGAGAAAGTTACTAAAAAAAGTAGTTCCAATGTGGCGTGCAATAATTGCAGGAAGTCGCATACTAAGTGTTTGAAACAAGAGAATAGTACCGACATCAGTGGCATTAATACTGGCGCTAAATGTAGGTATTGTCATTTAAGGAATCTTGTTTGCAACTATAGTGACAAGAATCAGAAAATCACAgtatcattaaattatgTAAATGGATTACAACaaagaataaaatttttagaaaatCAGTtacaatcaaataaaacaaacTTTAATCCAACAAATTTACAAGATCGTAACAGTAACACAGGTCACAATGGGATTGCAAGAACAAATGGCACTGAAAATGGGACTGTAGCCGATGAGGATGAGTCATTTGAATGTAATTATCAAATTAGAAGTGGTAGGTTAGTAGAGTCACAGTACGGTTTGAATTACTATTTTATAGGATCCTCTTCGATGACATTGTTCAATTTGGAGATCCAATCgttgatttcaaaatacATATACGcagataaaaataaagacaGTAATTACCCCAAGTTCAATCAAGTTTGTTTCTCTCCAACAAATCCACCGGTTCTTATAAACCTCAAAGACGTACACCTGCCGAATTACACTGAAGCAAAAGATATTTTGCAAACtttcattgattttaattgtgattgtttctatttctttaatgaaGGAATCTTTagaaaagaattgaaacaTGTTTATAAACTCGTGAATAAAAGTAATTCTCAATCTAATGAGAAAGCATACTATTGTAATGGGATCTGGTTAGtgaaaatgttattaatatttggtATCGGTGAAATGTACTTACTTGGTAACTCAGATGAAAGtaatgatttaaaaaacTATAAGTTTTTCGAACAATCGATCTCTCTTTTCGATAAGATTTTCAGTCTGAATAATATCGATGCAATTCTCACTTCAGATTCGAATGGTATTGAGGCAATGTTCCTATATTGTTTCTATTTACAAGTCATTGATTCCACAATAAATTCTTATTTATGTTTAGGTCAAACAGTAAGAGCATGTCTTTTATTAGGATGGCATGTGGAATCTCAAAGCAATAATTTGAATCCGTTCGAAATGGAACATAAGAGAAGATTATGGTGGacaatttatatttttgaaagaatgTTTAGTAGTAAAGCAGGTTTACCGCTAAATTTAtctgataataatatatcgACAGTTTTACCGTCTAATCacttttttgaaaattccACTGTCAATAGCCCAAACAATCAAactgaattaaataataaaaataataataatttcaagTTCTCAAGTGCAACAAGTTTAACTAACTGTGTTAAAATTGTTCAAATAAATGGTAAAATTCTGtcaaaattatatcataAACAACCaacttcaaatattttaccaaTTCTAAAAGGTATATTAAACGACTTATTACAATGGAGATCAAGTTTACCGCTATGTCTACAATTTGATTTTCATGTtcatgataataatttcaaaatatcaagAAAATTGACAAATATTTATACTGAGTACTTCCATGGTATTAATATAACATTAAGACCAgtattatttcatttcatTACCATTAGATTGaaagatgaaaaatatgGAATGCTTGATGTAAAATCAACTGGTAAAACTTCACATGGAACATATATCAACTTACAAAATTACtcttcaacaattttaaGTTTATTGAATAGTTCATTGCGAGCTTCCATTAATACCATACGAGCACTGTGGTCACTTTATGAACAAAATATGGTATCTCTATTCGGATTTATGGATAgagaatatttattttctgcCGCATTTACTCTCAACTTATTCAACGCAACATTTGGTGTAAATGATCAAACAATGATACACATAGAACATTCCcttataatattacaaaaaatgGTCAGTCTTGGAAGCGAGCCTGCGATTATTAGGAAAACACAATTACTTAATTTAATGGCTAAATTAGATTTCCATGCTATTGCCAAGGATTTgatcaaaaaattcaacGATGATGCGCCATATGGAACTGATTCTTCGGAAGAAGCAGTGAATACCATTTCGGAGGATCCTTCAGATAGTTTAAAATCAAGCTTCCGAATGGAGAATGCCAATCTATCCAATAAAAGGTTAATTaagaagataaagaaaaacaaagaCTCTTATGATTCTTTTGTAAACTTAAACACGTATTTAACCGATGCGGATGAATCACAATATCAAGATTCGCATCTCTCGGATGACATGGCAATTAAGGATGAGAGAAAGTTTCCCCCAAACGTAGTTCATTTAGCAGGAACCGATAGTTTATCAAGAATCAAAAGTTTTGGTATGCTCCCATTCACCAACATTGTTAATGAATCTCTAGCTCAAGGTAAGCAGAGTGATCTTACAAAATCAGAAACAGAAGTGATGACAGAAAACGTCCATCAACTTAACCCACCTTGCACATATAATAACACAGatcttgaatatttattggAAAGCCTAAATAAAATAGGCTATGACGATAATAAAATGTGGAACGAGATATCCCATCAAGCCAATTGGCTAGGTGATGAGATGGATCCAACTGCTGCTCCAGGTAGCGAATTAAACTTTGGAAACATCGAACAACTAATTAACAAATAA